A single Eulemur rufifrons isolate Redbay chromosome 9, OSU_ERuf_1, whole genome shotgun sequence DNA region contains:
- the LRRC59 gene encoding leucine-rich repeat-containing protein 59, which translates to MTKAGSKGGNLRDKLDGNELDLSLSDLNEVPVKELAALPKATILDLSCNKLSTLPSDFCGLTHLVKLDLSKNRLQQLPADFGRLVNLQHLDLLNNRLVTLPVSFAQLKNLKWLDLKDNPLDPVLAKVAGDCLDEKQCKQCANKVLQHMKAVQADQERERQRRLEVEREAEKKREAKQRAKEAQEREVRKREKAEEKERRRKEYDALKAAKREQEKKPKKETNQAPKSKSGSRPRKPPPRKHTRSWAVLKLLLPLLLLCVAGGLVACRVTELQQQPLCTSVNTIYDNAVQGLRRHEIFQWVLQTDSQQ; encoded by the exons ATGACCAAGGCCGGTAGCAAGGGCGGGAACCTCCGCGACAAGCTGGACGGCAACGAACTGGACCTGAGCCTCAGCGACTTGAATGAGGTCCCCGTCAAGGAGCTG GCTGCCCTTCCAAAGGCCACCATACTGGATCTGTCTTGCAATAAACTGAGTACTCTACCG TCGGATTTCTGTGGCCTCACACACCTGGTGAAGCTAGACCTGAGTAAGAACAGGCTGCAGCAGCTGCCAGCGGACTTTGGCCGTCTGGTCAACCTCCAGCACTTGGATCTCCTCAACAACAGGCTGGTCACCCTACCTGTCAGCTTTGCTCAGCTCAAG AACCTGAAGTGGCTAGACCTGAAGGATAACCCCCTGGATCCTGTCCTGGCCAAGGTGGCAGGCGACTGCTTGGATGAGAAGCAGTGTAAGCAGTGTGCAAACAAG GTGTTACAGCACATGAAGGCCGTGCAGGCGGATCAGGAGCGAGAGAGGCAGCGGCGGCTGGAAGTGGAACGAG AGGCAGAAAAGAAGCGTGAGGCCAAGCAGCGAGCTAAGGAAGCTCAGGAACGGGAAGTGCGGAAGCGggagaaggcagaagagaaggaGCGTCGGAGAAAGGAGTATGATGCCCTCAAAGCAGCCAAGCGGGAGCAGGAGAAGAAACCTAAGAAGGAAACAAATCAGGCCCCCA AATCTAAGTCTGGCTCCCGCCCCCGCAAGCCACCACCCCGGAAACACACTCGATCCTGGGCCGTGCTGaagctgctgctgccgctgctgctgctatGTGTGGCAGGTGGGCTGGTTGCTTGCCGGGTGACAGAGCTGCAGCAGCAGCCCCTCTGCACCAGTGTGAACACCATCTATGACAACGCCGTCCAGGGTCTGCGCCGCCATGAGATCTTCCAGTGGGTCCTCCAGACCGACTCTCAGCAGTGA
- the EME1 gene encoding crossover junction endonuclease EME1, with amino-acid sequence MALKKSSFSLDSSESDSEELPTFAFLMKEPSSTNRKQPQREEKIVVVDTSDSEASCPLSPGLKDSLLVPDTAETVSETEPVKVLSSESEDEVELLPLAERLKCKFLTHKQLSPEDSSSPVKSVLDHQNNEGASSDWKKQPFPKIPDVPLHDTPERSASDNNLCHQLPAYQSACPVQSNSLTVAKTNSDILPPQKKTKRSQKVQGRGLQGCRQQGQASQKESTLRQQERKKVAALANRLKSQRPEECLKHIIVVLDPVLLQMEGGGQLLGALQSMGCCCVIEAQAVPCSITWRRRTGPSEDGEDWVEEPMVLVLLLAEAFVSMIYNLKQGSLGNTEKGKETLRGFVTDITARTAGKALSLVIVDQEKCFSAQNPPRRRKQGVANKQAKEKQQQRQPKATLGSMVSRVHVEEALVDLQLHTEAQARIVQSWKELADFACAFTKAVAEAPFKKLRDQTSFSFCVESDWAGGVKVDRTGRGLALVWRRQIQQLNRVSLEMASAVVDVYPSPQLLVQAYQRCFSEQECQNLLANIQVRRGEGVTSTSRRVGPELSRRIYLQMTSLQPDLSLDSTDRC; translated from the exons ATGGCCCTAAAGAAGTCATCATTCTCACTGGATTCCAGTGAGAGTGACTCTGAGGAGTTGCCAACATTTGCCTTTCTGATGAAGGAACCATCTTCAACAAACAGGAAGCAGCCTCAGAGGGAGGAGAAGATTGTAGTGGTTGACACCTCAGATTCTGAGGCCTCCTGTCCTCTATCACCAGGGTTGAAAGATTCACTGCTTGTCCCAGACACAGCTGAAACTGTCTCAGAAACAGAGCCAGTCAAGGTGCTAAGCAGTGAAAGTGAGGATGAAGTGGAACTTCTTCCCCTGGCTGAGAGGCTTAAATGTAAGTTTTTGACCCACAAGCAGCTGAGCCCTGAGGACTCTAGCTCCCCAGTAAAAAGTGTTTTGGATCATCAAAATAATGAAGGAGCATCAAGTGACTGGAAAAAGCAGCCCTTTCCAAAGATCCCTGATGTTCCCCTCCATGACACCCCAGAGAGGAGTGCATCAGATAACAATCTGTGCCATCAGCTTCCAGCCTACCAGTCTGCCTGTCCTGTCCAGAGCAACAGCCTGACAGTAGCCAAAACAAATTCTGACATCCTCCCCCCTCAGAAGAAAACCAAGCGTAGTCAGAAGGTCCAGGGAAGAGGCTTGCAGGGATGCCGGCAGCAGGGACAAGCAAGCCAGAAGGAAAGCACCCTGAGacaacaggaaagaaagaaggtggCAGCACTGGCTAACAGGCTGAAATCCCAGAGGCCGGAGGAATGCTTGAAACACATCATTGTGGTGCTGGATCCAG TGCTTTTGCAGATGGAAGGTGGGGGCCAGCTCCTCGGAGCCTTGCAGTCCATGGGGTGCTGCTGTGTGATTGAGGCGCAGGCCGTGCCTTGCAGTATCACTTGGAGGAGAAGGACTGGGCCATCTGAG GACGGTGAGGACTGGGTGGAGGAGCCAATGGTCCTGGTGTTGCTCCTGGCAGAGGCGTTTGTATCCATGATCTACAACTTAAAACAG GGAAGTCTGGGCAACactgagaaagggaaggaaacacTTCGGGGCTTTGTAACTGACATCACAGCAAGGACAGCCGGGAAAGCTCTGTCACTGGTGATTGTGGATCAGGAGAAATGCTTCAG TGCCCAGAATCCCCCAAGGAGAAGGAAACAGGGAGTAGCAAACAAACAGGCCAAGGAGAAACAGCAACAGAGACAACCAAAGGCTACCTTGGGGTCCATGGTGTCCAGGGTACATGTGGAAGAG GCATTGGTGGACCTGCAGCTACACACAGAAGCCCAGGCTCGAATTGTGCAGAGCTGGAAGGAACTGGCCGACTTCGCGTGCGCATTCACAAAGGCTGTGGCAGAGGCACCCTTCAA GAAGCTCCGAGATCAAACTAGCTTCTCCTTCTGCGTGGAGAGTGACTGGGCCGGAGGGGTGAAGGTGGACCGCACTGGCAGGGGACTCGCGCTGGTCTGGAGAAGACAGATTCAGCAGCTAAACCGAGTCAGCCTGGAGATGGCCAGTGCCGTCGTGGATGTCTATCCCTCCCCCCAACTCTTGGTACAG GCTTATCAGCGGTGTTTTTCGGAGCAAGAATGCCAGAATTTGCTTGCAAACATACAAGTACGCCGTGGGGAAGGTGTGACATCTACCTCCCGCCGTGTCGGACCAGAGCTGTCCAGGCGTATCTACCTTCAAATGACCAGTTTACAACCAGATCTCTCTTTAGACAGTACTGACAGATGCTAG
- the MRPL27 gene encoding large ribosomal subunit protein bL27m isoform X1: protein MASAVLSLRTRAAALLSPAPATALAVRYASKKTGGSSKNLGGKSSGRRYGIKKMEGHYVHAGNILGTQRQFRWHPGAHVGLGKRKCLYALEEGIVRYTKEPYVPHPRNLEAVDLVTRLPKGAVLYKTFVHVVPAKPEGTFKLVAML from the exons ATGGCGTCGGCCGTGCTGTCGCTGAGGACGCGGGCAGCGG CCCTGCTGAGCCCCGCTCCAGCTACAGCTCTTGCTGTCAGATATGCATCCAAGAAGACGGGTGGCAGCTCCAAAAACCTCGGTGGAAAGTCATCAGGCAGACGCTATGGCATCAAGAAAATGGAAG GTCACTATGTTCATGCTGGCAACATCCTTGGGACTCAGCGCCAGTTCCGTTGGCACCCCGGTGCCCAT gtggggctggggaagaggaagTGCCTGTACGCCCTGGAAGAGGGGATAGTCCGCTACACTAAGGAGCCCTACGTGCCCCATCCCCGCAACTTGGAAGCTGTGGATCTGGTTACGAGGCTGCCCAAGGGTGCTGTGCTCTACAAGACTTTTGTCCACGTGGTTCCTGCTAAGCCTGAGGGCACCTTCAAACTGGTGGCTATGCTTTGA
- the MRPL27 gene encoding large ribosomal subunit protein bL27m isoform X2, whose translation MASAVLSLRTRAAVTALLSPAPATALAVRYASKKTGGSSKNLGGKSSGRRYGIKKMEGHYVHAGNILGTQRQFRWHPGAHVGLGKRKCLYALEEGIVRYTKEPYVPHPRNLEAVDLVTRLPKGAVLYKTFVHVVPAKPEGTFKLVAML comes from the exons ATGGCGTCGGCCGTGCTGTCGCTGAGGACGCGGGCAGCGG ttacaGCCCTGCTGAGCCCCGCTCCAGCTACAGCTCTTGCTGTCAGATATGCATCCAAGAAGACGGGTGGCAGCTCCAAAAACCTCGGTGGAAAGTCATCAGGCAGACGCTATGGCATCAAGAAAATGGAAG GTCACTATGTTCATGCTGGCAACATCCTTGGGACTCAGCGCCAGTTCCGTTGGCACCCCGGTGCCCAT gtggggctggggaagaggaagTGCCTGTACGCCCTGGAAGAGGGGATAGTCCGCTACACTAAGGAGCCCTACGTGCCCCATCCCCGCAACTTGGAAGCTGTGGATCTGGTTACGAGGCTGCCCAAGGGTGCTGTGCTCTACAAGACTTTTGTCCACGTGGTTCCTGCTAAGCCTGAGGGCACCTTCAAACTGGTGGCTATGCTTTGA